The following is a genomic window from Mauremys mutica isolate MM-2020 ecotype Southern chromosome 4, ASM2049712v1, whole genome shotgun sequence.
CCCGGGCAGCCTAATCCCTGCAGGGAGAGCACATGAAATCAGATGGACAAGTTTTGATGTGAGGCAGCAGCTTAGGGCAGGCTCAGGTTTCCTTTAGGTTTTTCTATATTTATCTCTGTGATTTAATGCCAGCACCAGGGTTTAAATGCCACCAAACAGTTGGTGTTAGGAGACAGAGCAGCCGCTGCTCAGCCGCACACTCTGAGGAGGCTGCTCCCCATCAGCCACTTGCCCATGGAGCTCTTCGAGACCAGCCCTTacttctttccagaccagagatTTTACGATGGCGAAAACTATTTGAGCTCCCGTTTGCAGGGCTACGAGCAGGGGTCGTACCAGGAGCGGCCGGGCCTGGGGCTGTGTCCTGAGGGCAGGACGGGGCTGGAGGAGAAGGGCTCACCCCTGCCTGAGCACTGCCCCGGCCAGTGTCTGCCCTGGGCGTGCAAGATCTGCAAGAGGAAAACGGTCTCCATCGACCGGCGCCGTGCCGCCACCCTGCGGGAGAAGCGGAGATTAAAAAAGGTGAACGAGGCCTTCGAGGCCCTGAAACGGAGCACATTACTGAACCCCAACCAGCGGCTGCCCAAGGTGGAGATCCTGCGCAGCGCCATCCAGTACATCGAGCGCCTGCAGAGCCTGCTCAGCACCCTCAACCAGCAGGAGCGGGAGCAGAGGGACCTGCGTTACCGCAGCACTGCCTCGCAGCCAGGGGTAAGTGCCCATCACCCCGCCCATAGAGAGACCGCAGCTTCCATAGCCGGCCCCCGCCCATAGAGAGACCGCAGCTTCCATAGCCGGCCCCCGCCCATAGAGAGACCGCAGCTTCCATAGCCGGCCCCCGCCCATAGAGAGACCGCAGCTTCCATAGCCGGCTCCCGCCCATAGAGAGACCGCAGCTTCCATAGCCGGCCCCCGCCCATAGAGAGACCGCAGCTTCCATAGCCGGCCCCCGCCCATAGAGAGACCGCAGCTTCCATAGCCGGCCCCCGCCCATAGAGAGACCGCAGCTTCCATAGCCGGCCCCCGCCCAGAGAGAGACAGCCGGTTGCATAGCCGGCCCCGCCCATAGAGAGACCGCAGCTTCCATAGCCGGCCCCCGCCCATAGAGAGACCGCAGCTTCCATAGCCGGCCCCCGCCCATAGAGAGACCGCAGCTTCCATAGCCGGCCCCCGCCCATAGAGAGACCGCAGCTTCCATAGCCGGCCCCCGCCCATAGAGAGACCGCAGCTTCCATAGCCGGCCCCCGCCCATACAGAGACCGCAGTTTCCATAGCCGGCCCCCGCCCATAGAGAGACCGCAGCTTCCATAGCCGGCCCCCGCCCATAGAGAGACCGCAGCTTCCATAGCCGGCCCCCGCCCATAGAGAGACCGCAGCTTCCATAGCCGGCCCCTGGCCAGGGAGACCGCAGCTTCCATAGCCGGCCCCTGCCCATAGAGAGACCGCAGCTTCCATAGCCGGCCCCCGCCCATAGAGAGATACCCGCCCAGGGAGACCGCAACTTCCATAGCCGGCCCCCACCCATGGAGAGACCGCAGCTTCCATAGCCGGCCCCTGCCCATAGAGAGATACCCGCCCAGGGAGAGACCGCAACTTCCATAGCCGGCCCCCGCCCATGGAGAGACCGCAGCTTCCATAGCCGGCCCCCGCCCAGGGAGACCGCAACTTCCATAGCCGGCCCCCGCCCATGGAGAGGGAGCAGAGCAACCACTACTTTCCAGCCATGGAGAGTGCATTTACACCCCCTGCCTCCTAGTCCAGGGGAAGGTGGACTAGAAGGGCTGACAGTGGAGGCTGGTGACATCTGAAAATGGGCTGGCAAAAGTGACCCAGAAAGGGGCATGTGGAGCCCAGTCAAGAAAGTGGGTGACAATCCCCTGGTCAGTGTGAGCAGCCACATGGGCACAGGGTGCAAAGCGGTTTTACTCTTCAGTATTAAATGCCTGCTATGCCTTATAACCCCTTCCACAAGAACCCCCCAGGCTCCTCCTTAGGCCAAGCTCAGGTACAACTCATGGCTGCTGATAATGCCAACAAGCAAACCAAGAGGGATCTTGAGATGCTCCTCTCTGCATGGGCAAGTGCCGACCTTTCCCCTTTCACAAAGGCTTAGACTGTAACAAGACACAGTCCCTGCACGATGACATTGCCCACGAAAGAGTCGCTATATTGTGCAGAGGATGTCTTCCTGCAGGTGGATGCGTCAGGGCAGATTCACCAGTATGTTCTCgctgctttgctctgctctgtCAAAACAGCCTTGGGCCTGGACTCAGTGTGGCTACAACAGATGCCGTGTAATGGAGAAACTGATACATGCTGTATATATTGGATCATAATATTTGGGCAGTAAATGCTCTaggcaataaaaaaaagttaacttCCTCTGCTAGTCTCATAGAAAGGCCCCTGAGCCAGGCATGCTAAGAGCAAATGTCTGCACATCCTTCCAGCAAATGCGATTGGCACTTGGAACTGTCTTTGCAGCAGATGGCACTTGAGTGGCAAGCCCCTGCGCATGTGCAAAGGAGAGGGCAAAAGGACAGGGGTGTGTCTGGGAAAGAGGCCACCTGTTTAGcacatttgttttattctgtGTGCCCATCCAAGTGCCACACAAGGGCATCCGGGCCCAACCCGGAGTCTCGGAACCAGAACTGCCAACTGTACACATTCAAAACTCGTGAGTCAGGGCTAGAGCTGGGTCcatatttttgttttatgttgAATTTTTTGTTGTACTTTTCAATTCtcctaaaaaaattgaaaacatttgttttcagtttgactgaagacagttttattttttaaatgttttggaaTTGCCAGTGAGCTGAAAAATCCATTCTTTGCCTAGCTCTGGTCAGTACCCACCACAACAAGACGGTCTTAAAAatgatgagatttttaaaagataatacaagtgggttctttttatttgccccCTGGTTTCTCAACCACTAGAGTTACACTCCAGTCAAGCTATTCTCTGCAACCcccagggctagaaacttactttaaaacaacaaaaaaagacagCTGATATAGTCATGTAGACACTTTACTTCAGGAGCTGGAGATTTAAGAAAAATACTGACTATCATGAGACTCCTGATAAAAATGTAAGAGTTAATACTGCAATACTTCCATGACTTTTTTGCACATTTTAGGAAATGTGAAAGACTGCAATGCATTCTGGGCtgaatcctgtgaggtgctcagcacccttcACATTCCTGTTGTGGTCAACAGGAGCTGAGGGTGTTCAGGACCTCACTGGAGGAGCTCTTTGTTTGCAATATCTCGCTGCCCGTGCTCTATGGATCACAGTTCCCGAGGCGCAGATCTGGCTGTGTTTTTTGTTTCATTGCTTTTCTTTCATTATAATCAAAATTAAGAAAAATCTCCACAAGTAAACAACCAGATGAGGCAAAGCTATAGGAACAAAGGCGTGAAAACTAGAAAGTATGCTCAATTAGAATTTGCTACCAAACCAACCTGAACCAGGCAAGTGCTATGTTAAACTGTCAGGGCTACTAACTTTTCTTTAGCCCATTTTAGCCTCCttacctcttctcctcctcccaacTCCTTGGTAGGACTTATCAAAAGTGTTTACTTTAAGTGTATAATGTAAAATCTAacatttttgtggaaaaaaaatcatttccatgACATTTTTCTATTTTTGGACAAAAGTCAAACTGAAAAATTCACATTGTTTCATTATGAACtgacattttaaattgttttttgggttttttagtttttttctccagatttttcatttctctcccttttccctggggataaaacaaacaaaaaccaaggaAATGAAAATCCCAAACAAAATGGACATATTCAATTAAACATGAAACAgaactgaagaaaagctctgtgtggctcaaaagcttgcctctttcaccaactgaagttggatcaataaaagctattatgtcacccaccttttctctctgaaacaaaacaaacattataCATTTCAATTCACTTAGcagaaaaatagtttaaaaaaaaaaaaacccatggaaaagtttgaatttttttcctggaCAATACTTACCATTTTTCAACCAGATCATGCTTGTGGGTTAACTTACTAGATAATTGGAACAATGTAAATCaccacagaaaaacaaaatacaagaGAAGATTAATTTTGATTCACTAATGCCTTTGATTCTGTTAAACAATAACGTCTTTCCAAATGCAGGCGATACCTTCACTGCAAAGAATTGGTGCATTTTTATTTCAAGCTGGTTACGTTGATGTAAAAACGTTGTGGAAACAAGGCAAAAGTAGCTTTTACCTCCATATAGCTAGATGAGATCAATCCTATAGCCTTTCTCCCCTTCCTGGGGTTTATCACAACTTGCTTCATCGAAGTGAAAACTACAGTGTCCTATCTACACCAGGATTTTACATCAAGATCGCTCTCTCAAGTTAGTCATCTTGACAGAAAAACATACCTCTTTTTGCAGTGAATACAGCTTCTCACAACCCAGGGGAGGGGATCAGTCTGTATAAATGCCAGTGATTTTGTGCACTGTTTCCCTGTTTAATGTGTGAGAAGAGAAAAGGGGTATATGTCTTCACTAGACTTTTTACCTGGAGTTAAAGAATTGCCAGTTATCTCAAGATATAAAAAAGGCTGGTGTGGACACCGTCCCCCACCCCGCCACATTTGTGCCAGGCTACATTTGATCTTCACtctaggccagtgtttctcaaccttttcaggtTGGTGACCCATTCTTTGAAGTGAAATATTTGCGACCTCCCCCCTTACATTTGCAAGGCAAGAGTAACTAATGTGTCAGTGCTATGCCTATAGAATGTACTTGTGTGGGACCCTCAAGAGGGTGGCAGACAGTAGTCGACCTTGAAAAATCAGCAGTGAGGAagcaagattttctttgcttaGAGATTGTAATAACATTTTCAATGCCCCCCTGGACCCCTGATTGCCTTTTctgacactccctccctccctggggtcATGATCCACCTGGTGGAGAAGCAACCCTAGGCTAATCCCTGTGGAGTTTGTAGCCTTGACCAAACATGTAGTTGGTCCATCCCAGCCTTTACAACTGTGTTAAGTATTACAAGTCAATTAGCACCCAGTTAACTCCAGGTAAAAAACtctagtgaagaccagcccaACAGGGGCTAAGGAGTGGGCATTGCTGTTGCATGACCTCCAACCGCAGTGTAGccctacccatcttctgttatcCCCCCATCTCCCCTACGATAGTGTCTAGGAGTCTGGGTGACAGGTCTGTTTATTTGCAACGAGTGTTTGCCAGGAGGAGGTGTAATGGCTCCAAACTAGAACTCTTATCTGAG
Proteins encoded in this region:
- the MYOG gene encoding myogenin isoform X1, with amino-acid sequence MELFETSPYFFPDQRFYDGENYLSSRLQGYEQGSYQERPGLGLCPEGRTGLEEKGSPLPEHCPGQCLPWACKICKRKTVSIDRRRAATLREKRRLKKVNEAFEALKRSTLLNPNQRLPKVEILRSAIQYIERLQSLLSTLNQQEREQRDLRYRSTASQPGVASECGSNSASCSPEWSTQLEFSSHPGDHLLNDESSEDHNLHSLSSIVESIAVEDVAVTFQEERVQN
- the MYOG gene encoding myogenin isoform X2, producing MELFETSPYFFPDQRFYDGENYLSSRLQGYEQGSYQERPGLGLCPEGRTGLEEKGSPLPEHCPGQCLPWACKICKRKTVSIDRRRAATLREKRRLKKVNEAFEALKRSTLLNPNQRLPKVEILRSAIQYIERLQSLLSTLNQQEREQRDLRYRSTASQPGEWRFCQELQRTKIFLRTELDHYGTC